A portion of the Leptospira noumeaensis genome contains these proteins:
- a CDS encoding ExbD/TolR family protein encodes MIKLKKKQELEEISAASMSDIAFLLLVFFMVTAVFFVKEGLNISLPRKQSEPQPFLRKNVYEILVTQDRYKMRNTAFGTKEYSSLKEFRDDLNQMEIPDLKNKLALIVTTGDTKYAKMLDALSAVQLRGFEKISVRKKK; translated from the coding sequence ATGATTAAGTTAAAGAAAAAACAAGAACTAGAGGAGATATCGGCAGCATCCATGTCGGATATTGCCTTTCTACTCTTGGTATTTTTTATGGTAACTGCTGTATTCTTTGTAAAGGAAGGACTTAACATTTCCCTTCCTCGCAAACAATCCGAACCTCAGCCTTTTTTACGTAAAAATGTATATGAAATTTTGGTAACACAAGACAGATACAAAATGCGTAACACAGCATTCGGAACCAAAGAATATTCTAGTTTAAAAGAATTTCGTGATGACCTGAATCAAATGGAAATTCCGGATCTTAAAAACAAACTAGCACTCATTGTTACAACCGGTGATACCAAATATGCAAAGATGTTGGATGCTTTATCCGCAGTTCAACTTCGTGGATTTGAAAAAATCTCAGTGAGAAAGAAGAAATAA
- a CDS encoding MotA/TolQ/ExbB proton channel family protein: protein MKFSCNQTKTKVTLSFVIALITIFTLAGKIEAQSTPAAPSTESAQTTETQAETPAPVAEAPAEAPQKESEIGLISLFVTGGWSMWPLLLSSIVAFGVILERIYFFFTAKLVRKGYNQDLQDAIDASGMNGIEEFLKANDGQRITDVLKNGMEVSQNDPEIFASGIEREAGEVMTLLEKGLTVLSAVSTIAPLVGFLGTVSGMINAFDAIANADQVNAKVVAGGIKEALITTAAGLIVAIPAMTFYQYLQGRVAFFTSEVEEAANKIYKEYLKLKAGKRA, encoded by the coding sequence ATGAAATTCTCATGTAACCAGACAAAAACGAAAGTCACTTTGTCTTTTGTGATCGCACTCATCACAATCTTTACTCTTGCAGGCAAAATCGAAGCGCAATCAACACCTGCGGCACCTAGCACGGAATCGGCGCAAACAACTGAAACTCAAGCAGAAACTCCGGCTCCTGTTGCAGAAGCTCCTGCCGAAGCACCACAAAAAGAATCTGAAATTGGACTCATAAGTTTGTTTGTTACTGGTGGATGGTCTATGTGGCCCCTCCTACTTTCTTCTATTGTTGCCTTTGGTGTAATTCTAGAAAGAATCTACTTTTTCTTCACTGCAAAACTAGTAAGAAAAGGTTACAACCAAGACTTACAAGATGCGATTGATGCATCTGGAATGAATGGGATTGAAGAATTCTTAAAAGCAAATGACGGACAACGAATCACTGATGTATTAAAAAATGGTATGGAAGTTTCTCAAAACGATCCAGAAATTTTTGCATCTGGTATCGAAAGAGAAGCTGGCGAAGTTATGACACTTCTCGAAAAAGGACTCACAGTTCTTTCCGCAGTTTCCACCATTGCACCACTCGTTGGATTCCTTGGAACAGTTTCAGGTATGATCAACGCATTTGATGCAATTGCAAACGCAGACCAAGTCAACGCGAAAGTAGTTGCTGGTGGTATCAAAGAAGCGCTTATCACTACTGCTGCTGGTCTTATCGTTGCGATTCCTGCAATGACATTCTACCAATACTTACAAGGCCGAGTTGCTTTCTTTACTTCTGAAGTAGAAGAAGCGGCTAACAAAATCTACAAAGAATATTTAAAACTCAAAGCCGGTAAAAGAGCATAA
- a CDS encoding cobalamin-binding protein — protein sequence MGPERIICLTEEPTEMLYLLGEEKRILGISVYTERPARAKEEKTKVSAFISGNLKKITALEPDLVIGFSDIQSQLAKDLIERGLNVLIFNQRSIPEILSNMQMLGNLVGQTEKAKNLIEEWQSKILSWKKENESKAFKPKVFFQEWDEPIITGIQWVSEAITLAGGEDCFSHLKDKKLARDRIITAEDVKEANPDVYVGSWCGKAMDWDWVRNKPEWSSTGFIKSNRIFEMDPSIILQPGPALFLEGIPKLKEIFSSI from the coding sequence ATGGGCCCAGAAAGAATCATTTGTCTCACTGAAGAACCAACGGAGATGTTATATTTGTTAGGTGAAGAAAAAAGAATTTTAGGAATCTCTGTTTATACAGAACGACCGGCTCGTGCAAAAGAAGAAAAAACCAAAGTTTCAGCCTTTATCAGTGGAAACCTAAAAAAAATCACAGCTCTCGAACCAGATCTCGTCATTGGATTTTCTGATATCCAATCCCAACTTGCCAAAGACCTCATTGAACGAGGGTTAAACGTATTAATTTTTAATCAAAGGTCTATTCCAGAAATTCTATCCAATATGCAAATGTTAGGAAACCTTGTGGGCCAAACAGAAAAAGCCAAAAATCTCATAGAAGAATGGCAAAGTAAAATTCTGTCTTGGAAAAAAGAAAACGAATCCAAAGCCTTCAAACCAAAAGTCTTTTTCCAAGAATGGGATGAACCCATCATCACGGGGATCCAATGGGTGAGCGAAGCCATTACACTGGCAGGTGGTGAGGACTGTTTTTCCCACTTAAAAGATAAAAAGTTAGCAAGAGACCGAATCATCACTGCGGAGGATGTCAAAGAGGCCAATCCAGATGTCTACGTGGGTTCATGGTGTGGGAAGGCAATGGATTGGGATTGGGTGCGAAACAAACCCGAATGGTCATCCACAGGTTTTATCAAATCCAACCGAATTTTTGAAATGGATCCAAGTATTATATTACAGCCTGGTCCTGCTTTGTTTCTAGAAGGAATTCCCAAACTGAAAGAGATCTTCTCCTCCATCTAA
- a CDS encoding potassium channel family protein has translation MQRKKIAVIGIGSFGKLFVRYLFEDGHEVIAIDKDPIIIDSIKDYVTVAVTLDATDEHALRSQGITDVDYAVIALADDFETSIICADSLKKCGVKNIYARYQTELQMKVLGLLGIKDLFNPEEKAARSMAETLSFSGMRSSFLLSDEYSVVEVTVPKRYINQTIADADLRHKYNINVITIKRPTINKETKRMSDSKSEKILGIPHGNTVLKEDDVIVLFGSQTDLARFLET, from the coding sequence ATGCAAAGAAAAAAAATAGCAGTCATTGGAATTGGAAGTTTTGGAAAGTTATTTGTTCGTTATCTTTTTGAAGATGGACACGAAGTCATCGCTATTGACAAAGATCCAATCATTATCGATTCCATAAAAGACTATGTTACCGTTGCAGTTACCTTAGATGCCACAGATGAACATGCATTACGTTCCCAAGGAATCACCGATGTCGATTATGCTGTCATTGCCCTTGCCGATGATTTTGAAACTTCTATTATCTGTGCAGATAGTTTAAAAAAATGCGGCGTAAAAAATATTTACGCTCGTTACCAAACAGAACTACAAATGAAAGTTTTGGGACTTCTTGGAATCAAAGATTTGTTTAACCCAGAAGAAAAGGCGGCAAGAAGTATGGCCGAAACATTATCTTTTTCGGGAATGCGTTCTAGTTTTTTACTTTCTGATGAATACAGTGTTGTGGAAGTTACTGTTCCGAAACGTTATATCAACCAAACCATCGCTGATGCCGACTTACGTCATAAATACAATATCAACGTCATCACCATCAAACGCCCTACAATCAATAAAGAAACAAAACGAATGTCCGATTCTAAATCGGAAAAAATCTTAGGAATCCCACATGGAAATACAGTTCTCAAAGAAGATGATGTAATTGTATTATTTGGATCCCAAACTGATCTTGCTCGTTTTTTGGAAACATAA